The Castanea sativa cultivar Marrone di Chiusa Pesio chromosome 11, ASM4071231v1 genome contains a region encoding:
- the LOC142616272 gene encoding uncharacterized protein LOC142616272: MIPPFKQRRTNQDMSFNEEDARGVKQPHNDPLVIMLTNEGFNTKRTLVDNGSSTDIIYLPVFQQLKLDPERLRPFDSPLVSFNGDRVYPKGIMTLKVIVGTYSRQLTRQLDFLVVDCPSYNVIIGRLTLNRWKAATSTYCLKVKFSTEDCVGEMKGDQVLARECYQAVLAAKKNHTWTIEEEKGDKVEALEAVELVEGEAAR; this comes from the coding sequence ATGATACCCCCATTCAAGCAGAGACGGACAAACCAGGACATGTCTTTCAACGAGGAGGACGCTAGGGGAGTGAAGCAGCCACATAATGACCCCTTGGTTATAATGCTCACAAATGAAGGGTTTAATACCAAGAGGACCCTCGTAGATAATGGTAGCTCCACAGACATCATCTACTTACCGGTCTTCCAGCAGCTGAAGCTAGATCCTGAAAGATTGCGCCCATTTGACTCCCCCCTCGTTAGCTTCAATGGGGACAGGGTATACCCTAAGGGCATAATGACGTTGAAAGTCATAGTAGGGACCTACTCGAGGCAGCTGACCCGTCAATTGGACTTCCTGGTGGTAGATTGCCCCTCCTATAATGTAATTATTGGAAGGCTTACGCTTAACCGGTGGAAGGCGGCTACGTCCACCTATTGCCTAAAAGTGAAATTCTCAACTGAGGACTGTGTTGGTGAGATGAAAGGAGATCAAGTTTTAGCtagggaatgctaccaggctGTGCTGGCTGCAAAGAAAAACCATACATGGACAATTGAGGAGGAAAAAGGAGACAAAGTAGAAGCTTTGGAAGCAGTGGAACTGGTTGAAGGAGAAGCAGCAAGATGA